A single genomic interval of Paracoccus contaminans harbors:
- a CDS encoding LysM peptidoglycan-binding domain-containing protein, with protein sequence MPTVNPTVSPSPPRADAGRSGLVDTARRVINDQLRGLAPSLVRLVDSISQPQDWKQQVGRLHDNQDSVFRRDLQEIKGELTLSVGSGLVKKLLQKIPKIKDLPGLDGSLAVNLKDQTSHTIRVSQKGTGKAAIYIVRFDKMTMVGAGAELGGKAETGHIKQLPGGEAEGKLKRESGAQLSHAMEYSFRSKADAARAAVILERVQTADLADDYLRRALAGNPVGLAVAGVMEGGVLPMANPLGLAGGVNPELMHAAGVTEADLRFLEKNLFSQSFASSAPSRVAAEGKLGLWKAKPLGVEVKQDGALEGRKDLNFTARRTYYYQQGDIPPQIIDRMDISRIDSNKEKPLAGKAKLPSNWMGQPSLDVIDDRGSRVVTMSSQISLAPGTKLTPQVLATAQAKPGTPVDVRLTDLSPDLGPRQMMPFQDGTIQGRRDMTRDVWKIDDISRGQAAAVMPLLVLGSVDAAEAAVGRPMKHDQSRIDRDGYHVQLPFKFGADKVIAAEATLARATGMDDFAGPRKPTAPAPQKLKTRLVVQPMEGINVRSAPNGEKIGAYQGTAFLGTWGETRFDAKGQEWQKVVGLSQDDKELVGWVRTDLVRTYPMEMGAMDKVGRINPSVEKGMFRLYKVQDDDSLWNIAKKNGWDFEALLKANKGHVVNPNRIYRGDSIYVPK encoded by the coding sequence ATGCCGACCGTGAACCCGACTGTCAGTCCAAGCCCGCCGCGTGCCGATGCCGGCAGGTCAGGGCTGGTGGACACGGCCCGCCGCGTGATCAACGATCAGCTGCGGGGCCTGGCGCCTTCTTTGGTCAGGCTGGTCGATTCGATCAGTCAGCCGCAGGACTGGAAGCAGCAGGTCGGTCGGCTGCATGACAACCAGGACAGTGTGTTCCGTCGCGATCTTCAGGAAATCAAGGGCGAGCTGACCCTGTCGGTCGGAAGCGGCCTAGTGAAAAAACTGCTGCAGAAGATTCCAAAGATCAAGGATCTGCCGGGTCTTGACGGCAGCCTTGCGGTGAACCTCAAGGATCAGACCAGCCATACGATCCGGGTCAGCCAGAAAGGCACTGGAAAAGCGGCGATCTATATCGTGCGCTTTGACAAGATGACCATGGTCGGCGCCGGTGCCGAGCTTGGCGGCAAGGCCGAAACCGGGCACATCAAGCAGTTGCCGGGGGGCGAGGCCGAGGGCAAGCTCAAGCGGGAAAGCGGCGCGCAGCTGTCCCACGCAATGGAATACAGCTTTCGCAGCAAGGCCGACGCGGCTCGGGCCGCGGTGATCCTGGAGCGCGTGCAGACCGCTGATCTCGCCGACGACTACCTGCGCCGCGCGCTGGCCGGCAACCCCGTCGGATTGGCAGTCGCCGGGGTGATGGAAGGCGGCGTGCTGCCGATGGCCAATCCGCTGGGCCTTGCGGGTGGGGTCAACCCCGAGCTGATGCACGCCGCCGGCGTCACCGAAGCCGACCTGCGCTTCCTTGAAAAAAACCTCTTCTCGCAGTCCTTCGCATCCTCCGCGCCCAGCCGGGTTGCTGCTGAAGGCAAGCTGGGTCTGTGGAAGGCCAAGCCGCTGGGCGTCGAAGTCAAGCAGGACGGCGCTCTGGAAGGTCGCAAGGACCTGAATTTCACCGCGCGCCGTACCTATTATTACCAACAGGGCGATATCCCGCCGCAGATCATCGACCGAATGGACATCAGCCGGATCGATTCCAACAAGGAAAAGCCGCTGGCCGGCAAGGCCAAGCTGCCCTCCAACTGGATGGGTCAGCCCAGCCTGGACGTGATCGACGACCGGGGATCGCGCGTGGTGACCATGTCCAGCCAGATCTCGCTGGCACCCGGCACCAAACTGACCCCGCAGGTCCTGGCGACGGCACAAGCCAAGCCGGGAACGCCCGTGGATGTGCGGCTGACCGACCTGTCGCCCGACCTGGGACCGCGGCAGATGATGCCGTTCCAGGACGGCACCATTCAGGGTCGGCGCGACATGACCCGCGACGTCTGGAAGATCGATGATATCAGTCGCGGCCAGGCCGCTGCGGTTATGCCGTTGCTTGTGCTCGGCTCGGTCGACGCGGCCGAGGCGGCCGTCGGTCGGCCGATGAAGCATGACCAATCGCGCATCGACCGGGACGGCTATCACGTTCAGCTGCCGTTCAAGTTCGGGGCGGACAAGGTCATCGCCGCCGAGGCGACGCTGGCGCGGGCAACGGGGATGGACGACTTCGCTGGTCCGCGCAAGCCGACGGCGCCTGCTCCGCAGAAGCTCAAGACCCGGCTGGTCGTTCAGCCGATGGAAGGGATCAACGTCCGCAGCGCCCCGAACGGCGAAAAGATCGGCGCGTATCAGGGTACCGCGTTCCTGGGAACCTGGGGTGAGACACGCTTCGACGCCAAGGGCCAGGAATGGCAGAAGGTGGTCGGCCTGTCGCAGGACGACAAGGAACTTGTCGGCTGGGTCCGGACCGACCTGGTCCGTACCTATCCGATGGAGATGGGCGCGATGGACAAGGTCGGGCGGATCAACCCCTCTGTCGAGAAAGGCATGTTCCGCCTGTACAAGGTCCAGGACGACGACAGCCTGTGGAACATCGCCAAGAAGAACGGCTGGGATTTTGAAGCTCTGTTGAAGGCGAACAAGGGTCATGTGGTGAACCCCAACCGCATCTATCGCGGGGATTCGATCTACGTGCCGAAGTGA
- the cas2 gene encoding CRISPR-associated endonuclease Cas2 — protein sequence MLVLVTYDVQTLDPAGRKRLRQVARACEDYGQRVQFSVFEIEVDPAQWARLKARLESIIRVDVDSLRYYYLGANWTRRVEHVGAKPAKDLGGPLIL from the coding sequence ATGCTGGTCCTTGTGACCTACGATGTGCAGACGCTGGACCCCGCTGGCCGCAAGCGCCTGCGCCAGGTGGCCCGCGCCTGCGAGGACTATGGCCAGCGCGTGCAGTTCTCGGTGTTCGAGATCGAGGTTGATCCGGCCCAGTGGGCACGGCTCAAGGCCCGGCTGGAGTCGATCATCCGGGTGGATGTGGACAGTCTGCGCTATTATTATCTGGGTGCGAACTGGACCCGGCGGGTCGAGCACGTCGGCGCCAAGCCTGCGAAGGACTTAGGCGGGCCGCTGATCCTGTAG
- the cas1c gene encoding type I-C CRISPR-associated endonuclease Cas1c: MKRRGKSPARQAVRAESPALIGACAERGITIVLLDRAGRFQARVEGPVSGNVLLRRAQYRLSDAPEDVVRSLVMGKIANQRAVIRRTLRDYGTEMDEAMRSALDAASDRMAMILRRVQLSDRSVDLMRGSEGEAATLYFGVFDRLVRSPDPELRWTARSRRPPLDPLNALLSFLYTLLTHDCRSACEAVGLDPAVGFLHRDRPGRPSLALDLMEELRAPLADRLALSLVNRRQLRAADFRRMDGGAVLLTDEARRTVLTAWQERKKEERLHPFLQEKAPFGLVPYLQGQLLSRHLRGDLDAYPPWFWS; the protein is encoded by the coding sequence TTGAAGCGTCGTGGCAAAAGCCCCGCACGGCAGGCGGTTCGCGCAGAATCGCCTGCCCTGATCGGCGCCTGCGCCGAGCGCGGCATCACCATCGTGCTGCTGGACCGCGCCGGCCGCTTTCAGGCGCGCGTCGAGGGACCCGTGTCCGGCAACGTCCTGCTGCGCCGCGCCCAGTATCGACTGTCCGATGCGCCCGAGGACGTCGTCCGCTCGCTGGTCATGGGCAAGATCGCCAACCAGCGCGCCGTGATCCGCCGGACCCTGCGCGACTATGGCACCGAGATGGACGAGGCCATGCGCAGCGCGCTTGACGCCGCAAGCGACCGCATGGCGATGATCCTGCGCCGGGTGCAGCTGTCCGACCGCAGCGTTGACCTGATGCGCGGTTCCGAGGGAGAGGCCGCGACGCTGTATTTCGGCGTGTTCGACCGCCTGGTCCGCTCGCCCGACCCCGAGCTGCGGTGGACCGCACGCTCGCGCCGCCCGCCGCTCGACCCGCTGAATGCGCTGCTGTCGTTCCTCTATACGCTGCTGACCCATGACTGCCGGTCCGCCTGCGAAGCGGTCGGCCTTGATCCGGCAGTCGGCTTCCTGCATCGCGACCGGCCCGGCCGCCCCAGCCTCGCACTCGACCTGATGGAGGAGCTGCGCGCGCCCCTCGCCGACCGGCTGGCGCTGTCGCTGGTCAACCGCCGCCAGCTGCGCGCCGCCGATTTCCGGCGCATGGACGGCGGCGCCGTCCTGCTGACCGACGAGGCCCGCCGCACCGTCCTGACCGCCTGGCAAGAGCGCAAGAAGGAGGAGCGTCTGCACCCGTTCCTGCAGGAAAAGGCGCCCTTCGGCCTGGTCCCCTATCTGCAGGGGCAACTGCTGTCGCGCCATCTGCGCGGTGACCTCGACGCCTATCCTCCCTGGTTCTGGAGCTGA
- a CDS encoding YegP family protein, with the protein MFEIHKSAQGYWWRLKGRNGEVLCHSEVYTAKQSALDTIATVRQIAPTAPIRDLS; encoded by the coding sequence ATGTTCGAAATCCACAAAAGCGCGCAAGGTTACTGGTGGCGCCTGAAAGGGCGCAACGGCGAGGTACTCTGCCATTCAGAAGTTTACACCGCCAAGCAGAGCGCGCTGGATACGATTGCGACCGTGAGGCAGATCGCGCCGACCGCGCCAATCCGCGACCTGTCATAA
- the cas7c gene encoding type I-C CRISPR-associated protein Cas7/Csd2: protein MTQITGRHDFVFLFDVTNGNPNGDPDNGNMPRIDTETQKGLITDVALKRKVRNYVEMRHAGAPPFRIYMRDKAVLNTTHGEAYSALGMKSDPKKLPREEEGRRITRWMCDNFYDIRTFGAVMTTEVNAGQVRGPVQLSFGESVEPILPQEVTITRSSVTNERDAAKERTMGRKYIVPYGLYRCHGFVSASLAGDSTRGTGFSQPDLDLLFEALANMFEHDRSAARGEMTTRRLIVFRHANVLGNAPAHALFERVRIGRNVDGEFRPLDDRGLGNLPPARKYGDYMIQIDRDGLPEGVEILDLV, encoded by the coding sequence ATGACCCAGATCACCGGCCGCCACGACTTCGTCTTCCTGTTCGACGTTACCAACGGCAATCCGAACGGCGATCCCGACAACGGCAACATGCCCCGCATCGACACCGAGACCCAGAAGGGCCTGATCACGGATGTCGCGCTGAAACGGAAGGTGCGCAACTATGTCGAAATGCGCCACGCGGGCGCGCCGCCGTTCCGGATCTACATGCGCGACAAGGCCGTCCTGAACACCACCCACGGCGAGGCCTATTCCGCCCTGGGGATGAAGTCCGATCCCAAGAAGCTGCCCAGGGAGGAGGAAGGGCGCCGGATCACCCGCTGGATGTGCGACAATTTCTATGACATCCGCACCTTTGGCGCGGTGATGACGACCGAGGTCAACGCCGGTCAGGTCCGCGGCCCGGTTCAGCTGTCTTTTGGGGAATCGGTCGAGCCGATCCTGCCGCAGGAGGTGACGATCACGCGATCCTCGGTCACGAACGAACGCGACGCCGCCAAGGAGCGGACGATGGGCCGCAAATACATCGTCCCCTATGGGCTTTATCGCTGCCACGGCTTCGTGTCGGCCAGCCTTGCCGGAGACTCGACCCGAGGCACCGGCTTCTCGCAACCAGACCTCGACCTGCTGTTCGAGGCGCTGGCGAACATGTTCGAACATGACCGCTCGGCCGCGCGGGGCGAGATGACGACCCGCCGTCTGATCGTCTTCCGCCACGCCAACGTGCTGGGGAACGCGCCCGCGCATGCGCTGTTCGAGCGGGTGCGCATCGGCCGCAACGTCGATGGCGAGTTCAGGCCGCTGGACGACCGCGGGCTGGGGAACCTGCCGCCGGCCCGCAAATACGGGGACTATATGATCCAGATCGACCGCGACGGCCTGCCCGAGGGCGTCGAGATCCTCGACCTGGTCTAA
- the cas8c gene encoding type I-C CRISPR-associated protein Cas8c/Csd1 gives MSLLASLVRAYDRLPDAPPYGYSAEKIGFCVLLNPDGSVAGVADLRGDDKKRSPRVLLVPQPPIRTSGKKACFLWDKTAYCLGVTAGNASRAQEEHALFVADHERWLADADDAGLRAFLAFLRTWTPDRFGPPDWDQDLVDQNAVFALAGQHRAGFIHDRQAAKAIWQRIGGERQGRQGACLVSGDMAPIADLHPKIKGVWGAQSAGASLVSFNAEAYESYGHESGDNAPVSQAAAFAYTTVLNRYLTTGSGHRVQIGDASTVFWADCSDAEVAEEAEFWGGAMFGEPSKAGTAEDMAERKIQDKLRAIAAGRPLREVAPQLAEGVRFFIAGLAPNAARVSLRFYWEGSFGTLAQHYAAYSQDVAIEPAPQRRPVSIRAATLRTAPAELHNGTVRYDGERVSRLLAGELLRAIITGGRFPRALLALLVLRIRSDQVLDPIRLALIKGLIVRDMRLDGRLPRRADGTEQGDYLMCADPDDPNVARRLGRLFALFEKAQMAALGDGINSTVKDKFLGAAAATPGRVFPALCIAAENHHLKRLRNGHSDARWIKDADHARRVAAGLGREIGALWASFAEGLPAQHSAEDQGLFLIGYYQERYARRDAAEPGHGSDPDTTLQEQDE, from the coding sequence ATGAGCCTGCTCGCCTCGCTGGTCCGCGCCTATGACCGCCTGCCCGACGCGCCGCCCTATGGCTATTCGGCCGAGAAGATCGGCTTTTGCGTGCTGCTGAACCCGGACGGGTCGGTGGCCGGGGTGGCGGACCTGCGCGGGGATGACAAGAAGCGCAGCCCGCGGGTGCTGCTGGTGCCGCAGCCGCCGATCAGGACCAGTGGCAAAAAGGCCTGCTTTCTCTGGGACAAGACTGCCTATTGCCTTGGGGTGACGGCCGGAAACGCGTCCCGCGCGCAAGAGGAACACGCCCTTTTCGTGGCAGACCACGAAAGATGGCTGGCCGATGCCGACGATGCCGGCCTGCGTGCCTTCCTTGCTTTCCTGCGGACGTGGACGCCCGACCGGTTCGGACCGCCGGACTGGGATCAGGATCTGGTCGATCAGAATGCGGTGTTCGCGCTGGCCGGGCAGCATCGCGCGGGCTTCATCCACGACAGGCAGGCGGCAAAGGCGATCTGGCAGCGGATCGGAGGCGAAAGGCAGGGTCGTCAGGGCGCCTGCCTCGTCAGCGGAGACATGGCGCCGATTGCCGATCTGCACCCCAAGATCAAGGGGGTCTGGGGCGCGCAGTCCGCGGGGGCCAGCCTCGTGTCCTTCAACGCCGAGGCCTATGAGTCCTACGGTCACGAAAGCGGCGACAATGCCCCCGTCTCGCAGGCCGCAGCCTTCGCCTATACCACGGTGCTCAACCGCTATCTGACGACGGGCAGCGGCCACCGCGTTCAGATCGGGGACGCCTCGACGGTCTTCTGGGCGGATTGCAGCGACGCCGAGGTGGCGGAGGAGGCAGAGTTCTGGGGTGGCGCCATGTTCGGCGAGCCGAGCAAGGCCGGCACCGCCGAGGACATGGCCGAGCGAAAGATCCAGGACAAACTGCGCGCCATCGCCGCGGGCCGGCCCTTGCGCGAGGTCGCGCCCCAGCTTGCGGAAGGCGTGCGCTTCTTCATCGCCGGCCTGGCACCCAACGCGGCCCGCGTGTCGCTGCGCTTCTACTGGGAGGGCAGCTTCGGGACACTCGCGCAGCATTACGCCGCATATTCGCAGGACGTGGCGATTGAACCGGCGCCGCAGCGGCGGCCGGTCTCGATCCGCGCCGCCACGCTGCGGACCGCGCCGGCCGAGCTTCACAACGGGACCGTCCGTTACGACGGCGAGCGGGTGTCCCGCCTGCTTGCGGGCGAGCTGCTGCGCGCCATCATCACGGGTGGACGGTTTCCAAGGGCGCTTCTGGCCCTGCTGGTGCTGCGCATCCGCAGCGACCAGGTGCTGGACCCGATCCGACTTGCGCTCATCAAGGGGCTGATCGTCCGTGACATGCGCCTGGACGGCCGCCTGCCGCGCCGCGCCGACGGCACCGAACAGGGGGATTATCTCATGTGCGCCGATCCAGACGATCCGAATGTGGCCCGCCGACTGGGCCGGTTGTTCGCCCTGTTCGAAAAGGCGCAGATGGCGGCGCTGGGGGACGGCATCAATTCCACCGTCAAGGACAAGTTCCTGGGCGCGGCCGCGGCGACACCGGGAAGGGTGTTCCCGGCGCTGTGTATCGCCGCAGAAAACCATCATCTCAAGCGGTTGCGCAACGGTCATTCCGACGCCCGCTGGATCAAGGACGCGGACCATGCACGCCGGGTCGCGGCCGGTCTGGGCCGCGAGATCGGCGCGTTGTGGGCCAGTTTCGCCGAGGGCCTGCCCGCCCAGCATTCGGCCGAGGATCAGGGGCTGTTCCTGATCGGATACTATCAGGAACGCTATGCGCGCCGCGATGCGGCCGAACCTGGACACGGGTCCGACCCCGACACCACACTTCAGGAGCAAGACGAATGA
- the cas5c gene encoding type I-C CRISPR-associated protein Cas5c, with translation MAYGIRLHVWGTHALFTRPEMKVERVSYDVMTPSAARGILEAIHWKPAIRWAIDRIHVLHPIRFQSIRRNEVGSKASATLARRAMHRGDLGGVQLLVDEDRQQRASSVLVAPSYVIEAHFDLTPRAGAEDNEGKHLDLFNRRAARGQCFHQPCLGTREFAAHFALIPPGAPLPERDPDTLTVEHGFGTPRDLGFVLWDIDHAAPGRPSLFFRATLRDGVLDVPAPGSPDIRG, from the coding sequence ATGGCATACGGGATCAGGCTGCACGTGTGGGGCACGCACGCCTTGTTCACCCGGCCCGAGATGAAAGTCGAGCGCGTCTCCTATGACGTCATGACCCCCTCGGCCGCGCGCGGCATTCTCGAGGCGATCCACTGGAAGCCGGCGATCCGCTGGGCGATCGACCGCATCCATGTGCTGCACCCGATCCGCTTTCAGTCGATCCGCCGCAACGAAGTCGGCAGCAAGGCCTCGGCCACCCTCGCCAGGCGGGCGATGCACCGCGGCGACCTGGGGGGTGTGCAGTTACTGGTGGACGAGGACCGCCAGCAGCGCGCCTCGAGCGTGCTGGTCGCGCCGTCCTATGTCATCGAGGCGCATTTCGATCTGACGCCCCGCGCCGGGGCCGAGGACAACGAGGGCAAGCACCTTGACCTGTTCAACCGGCGCGCCGCTCGGGGGCAGTGTTTTCACCAGCCCTGCCTGGGCACGCGCGAGTTCGCGGCGCATTTCGCCCTGATCCCGCCGGGCGCGCCGTTGCCCGAACGCGATCCCGACACCCTGACCGTCGAGCACGGCTTCGGCACGCCCCGCGACCTCGGCTTCGTGCTGTGGGACATCGACCATGCCGCGCCGGGGCGCCCGTCGCTGTTCTTCCGCGCCACGCTGCGCGATGGCGTGCTGGACGTGCCCGCCCCCGGCAGCCCGGATATCCGCGGATGA
- a CDS encoding CRISPR-associated endonuclease Cas3'' — translation MSGVTKHYYAHSGRSADRSDWQELPDHLEATAALSAERAQFIGLGAAAALAGRFHDFGKYDPRFDRVLNGENVRVEHSTAGGAFLLAHAPPAMRLVAEVLAYAILGHHAGLPDRLGAEGSLARRLEQFVDRVPAGISEATTVDLTPAGHELRALMRPGTAGFDLSVAARMIFSCLVDADFRDTERFYARLDGLVHDRDWPTLAARLPDWRARFDAHMAGFAADSDLNRLRADILGHVRGAAGMAPGLFTLTVPTGGGKTLASLGFALDHAARHGHRRIIYAIPYTSIIDQTAKIFGDLLGDGVLEHHSAIEEERLEKGDREKRHLAMEDWAAPLVVTTNVQFFESLFAARPARCRKLHNIAGSVIVLDEAQTLPRELLLPVLRMLDTLCAHYRCSVVLCTATQPAFDSRQLGPGGLALQGRELAPDPDALAARLRRARIVQGGEMDDDALLAGLAATPQGFVIVNSRAHALDLYRAARRSGLEGVIHLTTRQYPAHRRAIIAEITRRLADGSPCRLIATSLIEAGVDLDFPKGWRAEAGLDSIVQAAGRVNRNGKRPVEDSTLTVFRAPDRPIPREIDTLSKVVRRIAARHADLLDPAAIRDWFEEVYWGAGPDRLGQPMVASMIATPSDTNFRFRSTAEAFRIIETTMLPVIVPGDDEARAWVEKLGFEAVRSGQIARALQPYVVQVPATARALLVGNGHASFHAPALRGDQFCVLDDLPLYHADSGLWWEDAEYLANEACLI, via the coding sequence GTGTCCGGAGTGACCAAGCATTATTACGCCCATTCCGGCCGTTCTGCCGACAGATCGGACTGGCAGGAACTGCCGGACCATCTGGAGGCAACGGCTGCCTTGTCGGCAGAGCGTGCGCAGTTTATCGGCCTGGGCGCTGCGGCGGCGCTGGCTGGCCGCTTCCATGATTTCGGCAAATACGATCCTCGCTTCGACCGCGTGCTGAACGGTGAAAACGTCCGCGTCGAGCATTCGACCGCGGGCGGGGCATTCCTGCTGGCCCATGCGCCGCCCGCGATGCGCCTGGTGGCCGAGGTGCTGGCCTATGCGATCCTTGGCCACCATGCCGGGCTGCCTGACCGTCTCGGGGCCGAGGGCAGCCTTGCGCGCCGGCTGGAGCAGTTCGTCGATCGGGTTCCTGCCGGGATTTCCGAGGCCACCACCGTCGATCTGACCCCGGCCGGGCACGAGTTGCGCGCGCTAATGCGGCCAGGAACGGCAGGGTTCGATCTGTCGGTCGCGGCGCGGATGATCTTTTCCTGCCTCGTCGATGCCGATTTCCGCGACACGGAACGCTTCTATGCGCGCCTCGACGGTCTGGTCCACGACCGCGATTGGCCGACGCTGGCGGCGCGGCTGCCCGACTGGCGCGCCCGGTTCGACGCGCATATGGCCGGTTTCGCCGCAGACAGCGACCTCAACCGCTTGCGGGCCGACATCCTGGGCCACGTGCGCGGCGCGGCCGGGATGGCGCCGGGGCTGTTCACGCTGACCGTGCCGACCGGCGGCGGCAAGACGCTGGCCTCGCTGGGCTTTGCGCTGGACCATGCCGCGCGGCATGGGCACCGGCGGATCATCTATGCCATCCCCTATACCTCGATCATCGACCAGACGGCAAAGATCTTTGGCGACCTGCTGGGCGACGGGGTGCTGGAACACCACTCGGCCATCGAGGAGGAGCGCCTCGAGAAGGGGGACCGCGAGAAGCGGCATCTCGCGATGGAGGACTGGGCTGCGCCGCTGGTCGTCACCACGAACGTCCAGTTCTTCGAGAGCCTGTTCGCCGCCCGCCCCGCACGCTGCCGCAAGCTGCACAACATCGCGGGCTCGGTGATCGTGCTGGACGAGGCGCAGACCCTGCCGCGCGAGCTGCTCCTGCCGGTGCTGCGGATGCTCGACACGCTTTGCGCGCACTACCGCTGTTCGGTGGTGCTGTGCACGGCGACACAGCCCGCCTTCGACAGCCGCCAGCTTGGCCCCGGCGGGCTGGCGCTGCAGGGGCGCGAACTGGCGCCCGACCCTGACGCGCTGGCCGCGCGGCTGCGCCGGGCGCGGATCGTGCAGGGCGGCGAGATGGACGACGACGCGCTGCTGGCCGGGCTGGCGGCGACGCCGCAGGGCTTTGTCATCGTGAACAGCCGCGCCCATGCGCTGGACCTTTACCGCGCCGCCCGCAGGTCGGGGCTGGAGGGGGTGATCCACCTGACCACCCGGCAATACCCGGCGCACCGGCGGGCGATTATCGCCGAGATCACCCGGCGGCTGGCGGACGGGTCCCCCTGCCGCCTGATCGCGACCAGCCTGATCGAGGCGGGCGTGGACCTGGATTTCCCGAAAGGCTGGCGGGCCGAGGCCGGGCTGGATTCGATCGTGCAGGCCGCCGGCCGGGTGAACCGCAACGGAAAGCGGCCGGTCGAGGACAGCACGCTGACCGTGTTCCGCGCCCCGGACCGGCCGATCCCGCGCGAGATCGACACGCTGTCCAAGGTCGTGCGGCGGATCGCCGCGCGCCATGCCGATTTGCTGGACCCGGCCGCGATCCGCGACTGGTTCGAGGAGGTCTATTGGGGAGCCGGTCCCGACAGGCTGGGCCAGCCGATGGTGGCCAGCATGATCGCCACGCCGTCCGACACCAATTTCCGGTTCCGCAGCACGGCCGAGGCGTTCCGCATAATCGAAACGACGATGTTGCCGGTCATCGTGCCGGGCGATGACGAGGCGCGTGCGTGGGTGGAGAAGCTTGGGTTCGAAGCCGTCCGCTCGGGTCAGATCGCCCGTGCCTTGCAGCCCTATGTCGTGCAGGTGCCCGCGACGGCCCGTGCCCTGCTGGTCGGCAATGGCCATGCGTCGTTCCACGCGCCCGCCCTGCGCGGCGACCAGTTCTGCGTGCTGGACGATCTGCCCCTGTATCACGCCGACAGCGGGCTGTGGTGGGAAGATGCGGAGTATCTCGCCAACGAGGCGTGCCTGATCTGA
- the dprA gene encoding DNA-processing protein DprA, with translation MFSFDFPPQAPTAKEDDLSVLRLIRSRRVGPATFHRLIADHGSAAAALDALPAIAAAAGIESYAPCPEGVAAAELSAGARAGARLVRFDSPDYPVLLSHIPDAPPVLWVRGDIGVAARPAVAVIGSRNASSLGLRMARGLARALAEAGVTVAAGLARGIDTAAHEASCEAGTIAVMAGGIDVIYPSENRDLAGRIARAGCLLAEQPPGLDPVARHFPARNRIVSGLCAGVVVVEAAHRSGTLITARYAAEQGREVMAVPGHPIDARASGCNALIRDGAILVRSAEDVLAAIGLVDAAGTRPGPPGRGRVGEDRDRDRDRDRDRDRDADQAGGAAARGSSAGRQGAGPGAAAATALRGGPAGAQSGAGLARRPIPPGDNARPSPVAAPAARRPGAPAQPVACAPPACSAGLPLEGRLLALLGPSPTEENQLIRDLGVSAAMIAPVLLNLELDGRIIRMPGGRIALCV, from the coding sequence GTGTTTTCTTTCGATTTCCCCCCACAGGCCCCCACCGCGAAGGAAGACGACCTGTCCGTCCTTCGCCTCATCCGCTCTCGCCGGGTCGGGCCGGCGACCTTCCATCGGCTGATCGCCGATCACGGCAGCGCGGCGGCGGCCCTGGACGCCCTGCCCGCCATCGCCGCCGCCGCGGGGATCGAGAGCTATGCCCCCTGCCCCGAAGGCGTGGCCGCGGCCGAGCTTTCGGCAGGCGCCCGCGCCGGGGCGCGGCTGGTCCGCTTTGATTCGCCTGACTATCCGGTGCTGCTGTCCCATATTCCCGACGCGCCCCCGGTGCTGTGGGTGCGGGGCGACATCGGGGTTGCGGCGCGGCCCGCGGTCGCCGTCATCGGCTCGCGCAATGCCTCGTCGCTGGGGCTGCGGATGGCGCGGGGCCTTGCCCGCGCCCTGGCCGAAGCGGGGGTGACGGTCGCAGCGGGGCTGGCGCGCGGCATCGACACCGCTGCCCATGAGGCAAGCTGCGAGGCCGGGACCATCGCCGTGATGGCGGGCGGCATCGATGTGATCTATCCATCCGAAAACCGCGACCTAGCAGGCCGCATCGCCCGGGCAGGCTGCCTTCTGGCCGAGCAGCCGCCGGGGCTTGACCCGGTGGCGCGCCACTTTCCGGCCCGCAACCGCATCGTGTCGGGGCTGTGCGCGGGCGTCGTGGTGGTCGAGGCGGCGCACCGCTCGGGTACGCTGATCACCGCGCGCTATGCCGCCGAACAGGGGCGCGAGGTGATGGCAGTTCCCGGTCATCCCATCGACGCCCGCGCCTCGGGCTGCAACGCCCTGATCCGCGACGGCGCGATCCTGGTCCGCAGCGCCGAGGACGTGCTGGCCGCAATCGGCCTGGTGGACGCGGCAGGCACCCGCCCCGGCCCGCCGGGGCGCGGGCGCGTCGGCGAGGACAGGGACAGGGACAGGGACAGGGACAGGGACAGGGACAGGGACGCGGATCAGGCAGGCGGCGCCGCGGCAAGGGGTTCAAGCGCCGGGCGCCAGGGCGCCGGTCCGGGCGCAGCCGCGGCCACGGCGCTGCGCGGGGGGCCGGCCGGCGCGCAGTCGGGCGCAGGGCTGGCCCGCCGGCCCATCCCGCCCGGGGATAACGCACGCCCTTCGCCTGTCGCCGCGCCCGCCGCCCGCCGCCCCGGCGCGCCGGCGCAGCCTGTCGCCTGCGCGCCTCCAGCCTGCTCGGCTGGTTTGCCGCTTGAAGGCCGCCTCCTCGCTCTTCTTGGCCCCTCACCGACCGAGGAAAACCAGCTCATCCGCGATCTGGGCGTCTCGGCCGCGATGATTGCCCCTGTCCTTCTGAACCTTGAACTGGATGGGCGCATCATCCGCATGCCCGGCGGCCGGATCGCCCTATGCGTCTGA